A region of Sphingobium baderi DNA encodes the following proteins:
- a CDS encoding FUSC family protein, with protein MKSATIRGIGLPLPSLTVDPQKLLFSLSSFIAAAITLAIAFSASLPRPWWALLTVYVTAQPMAGAFRPKVLYRLGGIAVGAGVTILLVPNLQNSPELLVLCLASWTGLCIYLAVLDRTPRAFLFQMAAFSSAVISFPYLDDPANIFDTTIARVQEMTVAILCVTAVHALLQPWSATPVIRARAQSFLGHARRWAAEAIGSRHTRLENEHRRMLAADITELGMIAVHLPFDQRWAPATKRRVTALQQQLARILPLASAAANRLDLLRAQGALSPELASLLDDVSDWLTDPESGVHQSAPLIRRCEKMAAEGEAGAGWSGLLTASACVRMAEFLTALATSRRLAGRIGSPGRPRLEARVAQPFALARDHGVAALAGLATASAIGLYCAVWILLAWPNGSATAAFAALITCSFAAQDDPAPVIGRYLWATLKTFPVAALYLFVILPRVDGFEMLIITLAPALLWMGYIQADPARSPQALPMFSCFIVAMGFLARFQGDFALFINTGLAQLGGIVATLAVTKMFRSANVLHTARRILRANWAELAQLADIRRPFLPERWTAQAVDRLGQVAARMAVAPEGDALHAADGLADLRIGRNIIPIRRALPHVPHDARHRLGAVLSGLSAFYSSRWRRGRADPPPAEMLRSIDQALHALLALPLDEPRRRALRALIGMRCNLFPAADAPAVEGRG; from the coding sequence ATGAAGTCTGCGACAATTCGCGGCATCGGCCTGCCGCTGCCTTCCCTGACGGTCGATCCGCAAAAGCTGCTCTTTTCCTTGAGCAGCTTCATCGCCGCCGCCATCACCCTGGCCATTGCTTTCAGCGCCAGCCTGCCCCGGCCATGGTGGGCGCTGCTGACGGTCTATGTCACGGCGCAGCCCATGGCGGGGGCGTTCCGGCCCAAGGTGCTCTATCGGCTGGGCGGCATCGCGGTGGGCGCGGGGGTGACGATCCTGTTGGTGCCCAATCTTCAGAACTCGCCGGAACTGCTGGTGCTGTGCCTGGCGTCGTGGACGGGGCTGTGCATCTATCTGGCGGTGCTGGACCGCACGCCGCGCGCTTTCCTGTTCCAGATGGCGGCGTTCAGTTCGGCGGTCATCAGCTTTCCCTATCTGGACGACCCCGCGAACATCTTCGACACGACCATCGCCCGCGTGCAGGAGATGACGGTCGCGATCCTGTGCGTCACCGCCGTCCATGCGCTGTTGCAGCCGTGGAGCGCGACGCCGGTCATCCGCGCGCGGGCGCAATCCTTTCTGGGTCATGCCCGGCGCTGGGCGGCCGAAGCCATCGGCAGCCGTCACACGCGGCTGGAGAATGAGCATCGGCGGATGCTGGCCGCCGACATCACCGAATTGGGGATGATCGCGGTGCATCTGCCCTTCGACCAGCGCTGGGCACCCGCGACGAAAAGGCGGGTGACGGCGTTGCAGCAGCAGCTTGCGCGCATATTGCCGCTGGCCTCCGCCGCCGCGAACCGGCTGGACCTGCTGCGGGCGCAGGGGGCGCTGTCGCCGGAGCTTGCAAGCCTGCTGGACGATGTGTCGGATTGGCTGACCGACCCCGAAAGCGGCGTGCATCAGTCCGCGCCGCTGATCCGCCGCTGCGAGAAGATGGCGGCGGAAGGAGAGGCGGGGGCCGGGTGGAGCGGGCTGCTGACCGCCAGCGCCTGCGTCAGGATGGCGGAGTTCCTGACGGCGCTCGCCACGAGCCGCAGGCTGGCCGGGCGGATCGGATCGCCGGGCCGTCCCCGGCTGGAAGCGCGGGTCGCGCAGCCCTTTGCATTGGCGCGCGATCATGGGGTGGCGGCGCTGGCGGGCCTCGCGACGGCGAGCGCCATTGGGCTTTACTGCGCGGTCTGGATATTGCTGGCATGGCCCAACGGGTCGGCGACGGCGGCCTTCGCGGCGCTCATCACCTGTTCGTTCGCGGCGCAGGACGATCCCGCACCTGTGATCGGCCGCTATCTGTGGGCGACGCTCAAGACATTTCCGGTCGCGGCGCTCTACCTCTTCGTCATCCTGCCGCGCGTCGACGGGTTCGAGATGCTCATCATCACGCTGGCGCCCGCCTTGCTGTGGATGGGCTATATTCAGGCGGACCCGGCGCGGTCGCCCCAGGCGCTGCCGATGTTTTCCTGCTTCATCGTCGCCATGGGATTTCTGGCGCGGTTCCAGGGGGATTTCGCGCTGTTCATCAATACCGGGCTGGCGCAGCTGGGCGGGATCGTCGCCACGCTGGCCGTCACGAAGATGTTCCGGTCCGCCAATGTGCTGCACACGGCGCGGCGGATATTGCGCGCCAACTGGGCGGAACTGGCGCAACTGGCCGACATCAGGCGGCCCTTCCTGCCGGAGAGGTGGACGGCGCAGGCGGTCGATCGGCTGGGGCAGGTCGCGGCGCGCATGGCGGTCGCGCCGGAGGGGGATGCGCTGCACGCCGCCGATGGCCTCGCGGACCTGCGGATCGGGCGCAACATCATCCCGATCCGCCGGGCTTTGCCGCACGTTCCGCATGATGCGCGGCATCGGCTGGGCGCGGTGCTTTCCGGCCTGTCCGCCTTCTATTCAAGCAGATGGCGCAGGGGACGGGCCGATCCGCCGCCCGCCGAAATGCTTCGGTCGATAGATCAGGCGCTCCATGCCCTGCTCGCGCTGCCGCTGGACGAGCCGCGCCGCCGGGCGCTGCGGGCGCTCATCGGGATGCGGTGCAACCTGTTCCCGGCGGCCGACGCTCCGGCGGTGGAGGGGCGAGGATGA
- a CDS encoding bile acid:sodium symporter family protein has translation MSRLRLILDPFLLLLIAMVVLASMVPAHGRGAQAVNIAADVGIVLLFFLHGAKLSREAIWNGARAWKLHLATLGTTFAAFPLLGLATQQIGALPATMRAGLLFLTLLPSTVQSSIAFTAIARGNVAAAVVSASFSNLLGIFLTPVLVALLMQGGGTAGMISLQSIEGIVLQLLLPFVVGHLMRPWIGGFVERHRTMLGRVDRTSILLIVYSAFSAAVVEGLWHKVSRAELALLTGVCVAMLIVVLLFSWALGRVLGFAREDAIVLQFCGSKKSLASGVPIAGVLFPASVVGPLILPLMLFHQIQLIACALLARHYGAEAEREEGTRNQEGSGEVNAV, from the coding sequence ATGAGTCGGCTAAGATTGATTCTGGACCCTTTCCTGCTGCTGCTGATCGCCATGGTCGTGCTGGCATCGATGGTCCCGGCGCATGGCCGGGGCGCGCAAGCCGTGAATATCGCTGCGGATGTCGGCATTGTGCTGCTGTTCTTCCTGCACGGCGCGAAGCTGTCGCGGGAGGCGATCTGGAATGGGGCGCGGGCGTGGAAGCTGCACCTGGCGACATTGGGGACGACCTTTGCGGCCTTTCCGCTGCTGGGGCTGGCAACGCAGCAGATCGGGGCGCTGCCCGCGACGATGAGGGCCGGGCTGCTATTCCTGACGCTGCTGCCCTCGACCGTGCAGTCGTCCATCGCCTTCACCGCTATCGCGCGGGGCAATGTGGCGGCGGCTGTGGTGAGTGCCTCCTTCTCAAACCTGCTGGGCATATTCCTGACGCCGGTGCTGGTCGCGCTGCTGATGCAGGGAGGGGGGACGGCGGGGATGATCTCGCTCCAGTCGATCGAGGGGATCGTGCTGCAATTGCTGCTGCCCTTTGTAGTCGGACATCTGATGCGGCCTTGGATCGGGGGCTTTGTGGAGCGGCACCGGACGATGCTGGGGCGGGTCGATCGGACGTCGATTCTGTTGATCGTTTATTCGGCCTTTAGCGCGGCGGTGGTGGAGGGGCTGTGGCACAAGGTGTCGCGGGCGGAACTGGCGCTGCTGACGGGTGTGTGCGTGGCGATGCTGATCGTCGTGCTGCTGTTTAGCTGGGCGCTGGGGCGGGTGCTGGGTTTTGCGCGGGAGGATGCCATCGTGCTGCAATTCTGCGGGTCGAAGAAGAGTCTGGCGTCGGGCGTGCCGATTGCGGGCGTACTGTTCCCGGCGAGCGTGGTGGGACCGTTGATCCTGCCGCTGATGCTGTTTCATCAGATCCAGCTTATCGCCTGTGCGCTGCTGGCGCGGCATTATGGGGCGGAGGCGGAGCGGGAAGAGGGGACGCGAAACCAAGAGGGAAGTGGTGAAGTGAACGCGGTTTGA
- a CDS encoding group III truncated hemoglobin: protein MTGSQAGLGMDDSGLGQLVDAFYARIRQDEALGPIFNDAVDDWPEHIGKLTDFWSSVMLGSGRYKGQPVPAHRKHRDRISPALFDRWLALWARTTDEMMLPEVASALQEKAGRIAESLQLALFFRLDGAVRS, encoded by the coding sequence ATGACAGGATCGCAAGCCGGATTGGGGATGGACGACAGCGGGCTGGGTCAACTGGTTGACGCATTCTATGCGCGGATTCGCCAGGATGAGGCGCTGGGGCCGATCTTCAACGATGCGGTGGATGACTGGCCGGAGCATATCGGGAAGCTGACGGATTTCTGGTCGTCGGTCATGCTGGGGAGCGGGCGCTACAAGGGGCAGCCGGTCCCGGCGCACAGGAAACATCGCGACCGCATCAGCCCCGCTTTGTTCGACCGCTGGCTGGCGCTTTGGGCGCGGACGACCGACGAGATGATGTTGCCCGAGGTCGCCAGCGCCTTGCAGGAGAAGGCGGGCCGGATCGCCGAAAGCCTGCAACTGGCGCTGTTCTTCCGGCTGGACGGGGCAGTCCGGTCATGA
- a CDS encoding efflux RND transporter periplasmic adaptor subunit has protein sequence MLQRHNLLRSIATLLVLIVILAAIYALWLRYQVEPVTRDGKVRADMVPVAADVSGLVTDVRVADNQAVKKGEVLFVIDRPRYQLALEQAEAAIASDRVALAQAVREDRRNRAMPDVIAAEAIEQGRARAEGLRASLGQAVAARDLARFNLERTLVRAPVDGTISNLSLQPGVYLTAGKAALALVYNRSMRVEGYFEETKLPAIRVGDRASIYLMGVADEIGGHVQSIAGGVEDRERAGVDGQLANVNPSFTWVRLAQRIPVRIAIDKVPAHVRMIPGQTATVVIHPREDGREVHRSLPW, from the coding sequence ATGCTTCAACGCCATAATCTTCTGCGTTCGATTGCGACGCTCCTTGTCCTGATCGTCATCCTTGCCGCCATCTATGCGCTGTGGCTGCGCTATCAGGTCGAGCCCGTGACGCGCGACGGCAAGGTGCGCGCCGATATGGTGCCGGTGGCCGCCGATGTGAGCGGCCTCGTCACCGACGTGCGCGTGGCCGACAATCAGGCGGTGAAGAAGGGCGAGGTGCTGTTCGTGATCGACCGGCCCCGCTACCAGCTGGCGCTGGAACAGGCGGAGGCGGCGATTGCGAGCGACCGGGTCGCGCTGGCGCAGGCCGTGCGGGAGGACCGCCGCAACCGCGCCATGCCCGATGTGATCGCGGCGGAAGCCATCGAACAGGGACGGGCGCGGGCGGAGGGGCTGCGGGCCTCATTGGGACAGGCGGTTGCGGCGCGCGACCTCGCCCGGTTCAATCTGGAACGCACGCTCGTGCGCGCGCCGGTGGATGGGACGATCTCCAACCTTTCCTTGCAGCCGGGCGTCTATCTGACAGCGGGGAAGGCGGCGCTGGCGCTGGTCTATAACCGATCCATGCGGGTGGAAGGCTATTTCGAGGAAACCAAATTGCCCGCCATTCGCGTGGGCGACCGGGCCAGCATCTACCTGATGGGCGTGGCGGACGAGATTGGCGGCCATGTCCAGAGCATCGCTGGCGGCGTGGAGGATCGGGAAAGGGCGGGGGTCGATGGGCAGTTGGCCAACGTCAATCCCTCCTTCACATGGGTGCGGCTGGCGCAGCGGATTCCGGTGCGGATCGCCATCGACAAGGTGCCCGCCCATGTCCGCATGATCCCCGGCCAGACCGCCACGGTCGTCATCCACCCCCGCGAGGATGGCCGCGAAGTGCATCGGAGCCTGCCATGGTGA
- a CDS encoding DUF1656 domain-containing protein: MIEEVHLLGVYMPAALLWAVLAAVLVYLLRVPIQRLPGYSLLWRLLWHPSLLELALFVLLWWGLSAFADRFLHEWLLS, from the coding sequence ATGATCGAGGAAGTGCATCTGCTGGGCGTCTATATGCCCGCCGCGCTGCTGTGGGCGGTGCTGGCGGCGGTGCTCGTCTACTTGCTGCGCGTGCCGATCCAGCGGCTGCCGGGATATAGCTTGCTTTGGCGCCTGCTCTGGCACCCCAGCCTGCTCGAACTCGCGCTTTTCGTCCTGCTGTGGTGGGGGCTGAGCGCCTTCGCCGACCGTTTCCTTCATGAATGGCTGCTTTCCTGA
- a CDS encoding phytoene desaturase family protein: protein MSRHYDAVIVGGGHNGLVCAFYLARAGYRVRILERRAIVGGAAVTEAFHPGFRNSTASYTVSLLHPKIIRDMKLADHGYRVIERPISNFLPQPDGGYLKLGGGLERTQAEFRKFSAKDADALPAYYEALDVVADVLRDMTLKAPPNVGDGFATLIEAVKQGRRVAGLSIERQRDVLDLFAKSARTFLDSWFESEAVKAAFGFDAVVGHYASPDTPGSAYVLLHHVFGEVNGKKGAWGHSVGGMGAITQAMAKVVSAMGVEISLEAPVDRVLVDGGRAVGVRLESGEEVTGRTVIANVGPKLLYERMMDAGDLPADFVRRIRAFKTGSGTFRMNVALSALPDFACLPGEGEHHQSGIIIAPTLDYMDRAFLDAKRDGWSKQPIVEMLIPSTIDDSLAPPGRHVASLFCQQFAPVLPDGRNWDDEREAAADAIIATVEDHAPGFAKSVIARQIHSPLDLERKFGLAGGDIMHGNMTLDQLWAARPVLGHGAYRGPIKGLYMCGAGTHPGGGVTGAPGHNAARAVLKDRAVLGRWLGRG from the coding sequence TTGAGCCGGCATTATGACGCGGTGATCGTGGGTGGCGGGCATAATGGGCTGGTCTGCGCCTTTTATCTGGCGCGGGCGGGGTATCGCGTCCGCATCCTGGAGCGGCGCGCCATCGTGGGCGGGGCGGCGGTGACGGAGGCGTTCCATCCCGGCTTCCGCAATTCGACGGCCAGCTATACCGTCAGCCTGCTGCATCCCAAGATCATCCGCGACATGAAGCTGGCCGACCATGGCTATCGCGTGATCGAGCGGCCGATCAGCAATTTCCTGCCGCAGCCCGATGGCGGATACCTGAAATTGGGCGGCGGGCTGGAGAGGACGCAAGCGGAGTTCCGCAAATTCAGCGCGAAGGATGCCGACGCGCTGCCTGCTTATTACGAGGCGCTGGACGTCGTGGCGGATGTGCTGCGCGACATGACGCTGAAGGCGCCGCCCAATGTGGGGGATGGATTTGCCACGCTGATCGAGGCGGTGAAGCAGGGACGGCGCGTCGCGGGTCTTTCCATCGAGCGGCAGCGCGACGTGCTGGACCTGTTCGCCAAATCGGCGCGGACGTTTCTCGATTCATGGTTCGAGAGCGAGGCGGTGAAGGCGGCTTTCGGCTTCGACGCGGTGGTGGGCCATTATGCGTCGCCCGATACGCCGGGAAGCGCCTATGTGCTGCTGCATCATGTGTTTGGCGAGGTGAACGGAAAGAAGGGCGCATGGGGGCATAGCGTCGGCGGCATGGGCGCGATCACGCAGGCGATGGCGAAGGTCGTGAGCGCCATGGGCGTGGAGATCAGCCTGGAAGCGCCGGTCGACCGGGTGCTGGTGGATGGCGGGCGCGCGGTCGGCGTGCGGCTGGAAAGCGGAGAGGAAGTGACGGGCCGCACCGTCATCGCCAATGTGGGGCCGAAGCTGCTCTATGAGCGGATGATGGACGCGGGCGATCTGCCCGCCGATTTCGTGAGGCGCATCCGGGCGTTCAAGACGGGATCGGGCACGTTCCGCATGAATGTGGCGCTGTCGGCGCTGCCGGATTTCGCCTGTCTGCCGGGCGAAGGCGAGCATCACCAGTCGGGGATCATCATCGCGCCGACGCTGGATTATATGGACCGGGCCTTTCTGGACGCGAAACGGGACGGTTGGTCGAAGCAGCCGATCGTGGAGATGCTGATCCCGTCCACCATCGACGACAGCCTCGCGCCGCCAGGTCGCCATGTGGCGAGCCTGTTCTGCCAGCAGTTCGCGCCGGTCCTGCCCGATGGCCGCAACTGGGACGATGAACGGGAAGCGGCGGCGGACGCGATCATCGCGACGGTGGAGGATCATGCGCCCGGTTTCGCGAAAAGCGTGATCGCGCGGCAGATTCATTCTCCGCTCGATCTGGAGCGGAAATTCGGGTTGGCCGGCGGCGACATCATGCATGGCAATATGACGCTGGACCAGCTTTGGGCGGCGCGGCCGGTGCTGGGGCATGGCGCGTATCGCGGGCCGATCAAAGGGCTTTATATGTGCGGGGCGGGAACGCATCCGGGCGGCGGCGTGACGGGCGCGCCGGGGCATAATGCAGCGCGGGCGGTGCTGAAGGATCGGGCGGTCCTGGGGAGATGGCTGGGGCGGGGGTAG
- a CDS encoding efflux transporter outer membrane subunit: MVRGGARRFLALAAVAWLGGCATVGPDYRVPGSAKVKAAQAQGAFRSESAAVTAQPLPDHWWKLYDDPVLDGLIAQALAANTDLRVAEANLERSLALLDERGAGREVQGQASGETSWAQRSAEAELQHVKPPVRQIYNAGVSVSYDLDLFGGIRRGIEAASADTEAAVAARDLVRVNVAAETARAYADICNGGYRIDVLGRAIAVQERGVRLTRTLIAHGRAAAFELDRREGLLEAAKARLPRLAAGRRNAVFRLAAVTGRTPGEADMALLQCRQPLTLAQPVPVGDGGALLRRRPDIRVAERHLAATSARIGVATAALYPDIRLGASLGSTGAAADMFSPLTNRFALGPLIGWTLNRHAARARIAAAQAQSRADLAAFDGAVLKALREVETALTSYAAGLEQQEGLERALEDARRVAGRTAQLRRGGKIGELPALEAERDLVAAEQAAAEGRAAINDDQIALFLALGGGWTPEARAE; this comes from the coding sequence ATGGTGAGAGGGGGGGCGAGGCGCTTTCTGGCGTTGGCGGCGGTCGCGTGGCTGGGCGGTTGCGCGACGGTCGGACCGGATTACCGGGTGCCTGGAAGCGCGAAGGTCAAGGCGGCGCAGGCGCAGGGGGCTTTCCGGTCGGAGTCGGCGGCGGTGACGGCGCAGCCGCTGCCCGATCATTGGTGGAAGCTCTATGACGATCCGGTGCTGGACGGGCTGATCGCGCAGGCTTTGGCCGCCAATACCGATTTGCGGGTGGCGGAGGCCAATCTGGAGCGCAGCCTGGCTTTGCTGGACGAGCGCGGAGCGGGGCGCGAAGTGCAGGGCCAGGCGAGCGGCGAGACGAGTTGGGCGCAGCGTTCGGCGGAGGCCGAGTTGCAGCATGTGAAGCCCCCGGTGCGGCAAATCTACAATGCGGGCGTGTCGGTCAGCTATGACCTTGACCTGTTCGGCGGCATCCGGCGCGGGATCGAGGCGGCGAGCGCGGACACCGAAGCGGCGGTCGCGGCGCGCGATCTGGTGCGGGTGAATGTCGCGGCGGAAACGGCTCGCGCCTATGCCGATATCTGCAATGGAGGCTACCGGATCGACGTGCTGGGCCGGGCTATCGCGGTGCAGGAGCGGGGGGTCCGGCTGACCCGGACGCTGATCGCGCATGGCCGTGCCGCCGCCTTCGAACTGGACCGGCGCGAGGGATTGCTGGAGGCGGCGAAGGCGCGGCTGCCGCGGCTGGCGGCGGGGCGGCGCAATGCGGTTTTCCGGTTGGCGGCGGTGACGGGGCGGACGCCGGGGGAGGCGGATATGGCGCTGTTGCAATGCCGTCAGCCATTGACGCTGGCGCAGCCTGTTCCGGTGGGCGATGGCGGCGCGCTGCTGCGGCGGAGGCCCGATATTCGCGTGGCGGAACGGCATCTGGCAGCGACGAGCGCGCGGATCGGCGTGGCGACGGCGGCGCTGTATCCCGACATCCGGCTGGGGGCTTCGCTGGGATCGACGGGCGCGGCGGCGGACATGTTCTCGCCGCTGACCAACCGGTTCGCGTTGGGGCCGCTCATCGGCTGGACGCTCAATCGTCATGCGGCGCGGGCGCGGATCGCGGCGGCGCAGGCGCAGAGCCGCGCCGATCTCGCCGCATTCGATGGCGCGGTGCTGAAGGCGCTGCGGGAAGTGGAGACGGCGCTCACCAGCTATGCGGCAGGGCTGGAACAGCAGGAGGGGCTGGAGCGCGCGCTGGAGGATGCCCGGCGCGTGGCGGGGCGAACGGCGCAGCTTCGCCGGGGCGGGAAGATCGGAGAACTCCCCGCGCTGGAGGCGGAGAGGGATCTGGTCGCGGCGGAACAGGCGGCGGCGGAGGGCCGGGCGGCCATCAATGACGACCAGATCGCGCTGTTCCTGGCTTTGGGCGGCGGGTGGACGCCGGAGGCGCGCGCAGAGTGA
- a CDS encoding enoyl-CoA hydratase encodes MSEGIVLVENDGIIEIHIDRPDKKNALTAAMYRTMTAALADASRRSDIGTVLIAGRGSDFCAGNDLKDFVAGPQGGEAAFEFIRAIASFDKPIVAAVQGLAVGIGTTMLFHCDLIYAAPDARFIMPFVNLGIVPEAGSSLLAPAMMGYAKAAAMLLLGEPMDAESADRAGLVSAIVASDILLDHARKTAAALTAKPPQALAITRRLLKGDLDELRARIEEEGRLFGEAMQSPEAREAFTAFFEKRVPVFRKPS; translated from the coding sequence GTGAGCGAAGGCATAGTGCTGGTCGAAAATGACGGCATCATCGAAATCCATATCGATCGCCCCGACAAGAAAAATGCCCTGACCGCCGCCATGTATCGCACCATGACCGCCGCGCTGGCGGATGCTTCGCGCCGCAGCGATATCGGCACGGTCCTGATCGCCGGACGGGGGAGCGATTTCTGCGCTGGCAACGATCTCAAGGATTTCGTCGCAGGCCCGCAGGGCGGCGAGGCAGCCTTCGAGTTTATTCGCGCGATAGCATCGTTCGACAAGCCAATCGTGGCGGCGGTTCAAGGCCTGGCGGTGGGCATCGGCACCACCATGCTCTTCCATTGCGACCTGATTTACGCCGCACCCGATGCTCGCTTCATCATGCCCTTCGTCAATCTGGGAATCGTACCCGAAGCGGGCTCCAGCCTGCTCGCCCCCGCGATGATGGGCTATGCCAAGGCTGCGGCCATGCTTTTGCTGGGCGAACCCATGGATGCGGAAAGCGCAGACCGAGCAGGGCTGGTCAGCGCCATTGTCGCGAGCGATATCCTGCTTGACCATGCCCGAAAAACGGCTGCGGCATTAACGGCGAAGCCACCGCAGGCGCTCGCTATAACCAGGCGTTTGCTGAAAGGCGATCTCGATGAACTTCGCGCGCGCATCGAAGAAGAAGGGCGGCTTTTCGGGGAAGCCATGCAATCCCCCGAAGCGCGGGAGGCTTTCACAGCCTTTTTCGAAAAAAGGGTGCCGGTATTCCGTAAGCCGTCCTGA
- the hmpA gene encoding NO-inducible flavohemoprotein: MSQTLSEQTIALVKATIPALEAHGLDIVHEMYARMFQNPEIRDLFNQSHHGDAGSQPRALTGAILAYASNIENLGALAPAVERIAQKHVGLQILPEHYPHVADALLGAIKAVLGDAATDDILAAWGEAYWFLANILIAREKRVYGEQQEAQGGWNGWRAFRVEKVIRESSVIRSFVLRPVDGGRVMRHKPGQYLTFWFEIPGHPPVKRNYSISGEANDETYRISVKREPQGLASGWLHDHAAEGTILKVAPPAGEFFLGEQPERPVVLLSGGVGLTPMVAMLETIASRHPQLPTWYVHGTHDRDTHAMRDHVRALAAKGSAISVADFHQTPLADEVAGRDYDHAGIITDEWLIANTPVGDADYYICGPRPFLRAAVSALSLAGVEAGRIHYEFFGPADELLAA, translated from the coding sequence ATGTCGCAGACGTTGAGCGAGCAGACCATTGCGCTGGTGAAAGCCACCATTCCGGCGCTGGAGGCGCATGGGCTGGACATTGTGCATGAAATGTATGCGCGCATGTTCCAGAACCCGGAAATCCGCGATCTGTTCAATCAGTCGCACCATGGCGATGCCGGATCGCAGCCGCGCGCTCTGACCGGCGCGATCCTGGCCTATGCCAGCAATATCGAGAATCTGGGCGCGCTGGCCCCGGCGGTCGAGCGCATCGCGCAGAAGCATGTCGGCTTGCAGATATTGCCGGAACATTATCCCCATGTCGCCGACGCGCTGCTGGGCGCGATCAAGGCAGTGCTGGGCGATGCCGCGACCGACGATATTCTGGCGGCGTGGGGCGAAGCATATTGGTTCCTCGCCAATATCCTGATCGCGCGGGAAAAGCGCGTCTATGGCGAGCAGCAGGAAGCGCAGGGCGGCTGGAACGGCTGGCGCGCGTTCCGCGTCGAAAAGGTGATCCGCGAAAGCAGCGTCATCCGGTCTTTCGTGCTGCGCCCCGTCGATGGCGGGCGTGTGATGCGGCATAAACCGGGCCAGTATCTGACCTTCTGGTTCGAGATACCCGGCCATCCGCCGGTCAAGCGCAACTATTCCATTTCGGGGGAGGCCAATGACGAAACCTATCGCATTTCGGTGAAGCGCGAGCCGCAGGGGTTGGCGTCCGGGTGGCTGCACGATCATGCCGCCGAGGGGACGATCCTGAAGGTCGCGCCGCCCGCGGGCGAGTTCTTCCTGGGCGAGCAGCCCGAACGCCCGGTGGTGCTGCTGTCGGGCGGCGTCGGGTTGACGCCGATGGTCGCCATGCTGGAAACGATCGCTTCGCGCCATCCGCAGCTTCCCACATGGTATGTCCATGGCACGCACGACCGCGACACCCATGCGATGCGCGATCATGTCCGCGCGCTGGCGGCGAAGGGAAGCGCGATCAGCGTGGCCGACTTCCATCAGACGCCGCTGGCCGACGAGGTGGCAGGCCGGGATTATGACCATGCGGGCATCATCACCGACGAATGGCTGATCGCGAACACGCCGGTCGGGGATGCGGACTATTATATTTGCGGTCCGCGCCCCTTCCTGCGCGCGGCGGTTTCGGCTCTGTCGCTGGCTGGCGTGGAAGCGGGACGCATCCATTATGAATTTTTCGGGCCGGCGGACGAATTGCTCGCCGCATAG
- a CDS encoding DUF1971 domain-containing protein, with translation MSRDASGPGAKAPLPYRSTPVFDSDSLPDALRNRHATKAGVWGVIRVIEGRLRLTCLDPFSEHMLDPDHAGMLQPEQAHFVTPEGAMRMQIDFYDQPPGG, from the coding sequence ATGAGCCGGGACGCTTCCGGGCCGGGGGCAAAGGCGCCGCTTCCCTATCGCTCAACGCCGGTTTTCGATTCTGACAGCCTGCCGGACGCCCTGCGGAACCGTCATGCGACGAAGGCGGGCGTCTGGGGCGTGATCCGGGTGATCGAGGGGCGGCTGCGGCTGACCTGCCTGGACCCTTTTTCCGAACATATGCTGGACCCGGACCATGCGGGGATGTTGCAGCCCGAACAGGCGCATTTCGTCACGCCGGAAGGGGCGATGCGGATGCAGATTGATTTCTACGACCAGCCGCCCGGCGGCTGA